From a region of the Sporosarcina ureilytica genome:
- a CDS encoding AbgT family transporter yields MKEKRKLFQRFLDLVERVGNKLPDPFAIFIGLAVFMIIISWCFSLFNASVVHPGNGETLPIKSLISAEGLQFILTSMLDNFTGFAPLGLVLVMMLGVGLAEKVGMLDYAVRKTILKSPPYLLTYTVVFVGIMGNLASDAAIVLVPPLAALVFYKVGRHPLAGLAAGFAGAGAGFTANLFVAGTDALLAGISTEAARFVDETMTVTPVDNWFFNIVSVFALTFVGGLVTTRLIEPRLGKYTGDAIEEDTTEDLPQTKKAFIYSLIAGLIYVLIIVGTIFIPNSPLTNEEGGLIPSPFLDGIIPIILFFFLIIGITFGIVVGTIKSSKDVSHYMAESIKDMSGYIVLVFAIAQFTAYFNWSNLGTWLAVNGAELLESINFTGLPLIIGYIIFTSMLNFLLTSGSAKWAIEAPIFVPMFMQLGYHPAFTQVAYRVADSSTNIITPLFPYMVIVLAFMQRYDKKASIGTYISLMLPYSIAFLITWIILIIAFFYLGIPFGPGIHARF; encoded by the coding sequence ATGAAAGAAAAAAGAAAGTTATTTCAAAGATTTTTAGATCTTGTCGAACGTGTAGGAAATAAACTTCCTGATCCATTTGCGATATTCATTGGCTTAGCTGTTTTTATGATCATCATTTCATGGTGCTTTAGCCTTTTCAATGCATCTGTTGTTCATCCTGGAAACGGAGAAACACTTCCGATTAAAAGTTTAATCTCCGCTGAAGGATTGCAATTTATCCTAACCTCGATGTTAGATAACTTTACAGGATTCGCACCACTAGGATTAGTACTAGTGATGATGCTAGGGGTTGGATTAGCTGAAAAAGTTGGTATGCTAGATTATGCTGTTCGAAAAACTATTTTAAAATCACCACCCTACTTACTGACATATACTGTTGTTTTTGTAGGTATCATGGGTAATCTTGCTTCTGATGCAGCCATCGTTTTAGTTCCTCCTTTAGCAGCACTTGTCTTTTATAAAGTAGGCCGCCACCCACTTGCTGGTCTTGCCGCCGGATTTGCTGGTGCTGGTGCAGGATTTACAGCGAATTTATTTGTAGCAGGAACGGACGCATTGCTTGCCGGTATTTCAACTGAAGCGGCACGTTTTGTCGATGAAACAATGACCGTTACGCCTGTTGATAATTGGTTTTTCAATATCGTATCTGTCTTTGCGCTCACGTTTGTTGGAGGACTTGTCACAACACGCTTAATCGAGCCAAGACTGGGGAAATATACAGGGGATGCGATTGAAGAAGACACAACAGAAGATTTGCCACAAACTAAAAAAGCATTTATTTACTCTTTGATTGCGGGACTCATTTATGTATTGATAATTGTTGGGACAATTTTCATACCGAATAGTCCATTAACAAACGAAGAAGGCGGGCTTATTCCATCGCCATTTCTCGATGGCATCATTCCGATTATTTTATTCTTCTTCTTAATTATCGGGATCACATTTGGTATTGTCGTTGGAACCATAAAGTCCAGTAAAGACGTGAGTCATTATATGGCCGAATCAATTAAGGATATGTCGGGCTATATCGTACTTGTTTTTGCCATCGCACAGTTCACTGCCTACTTTAATTGGTCCAATCTCGGCACATGGCTCGCAGTCAACGGAGCAGAATTACTCGAAAGTATTAATTTTACTGGGTTGCCACTTATTATAGGGTACATTATCTTTACATCCATGTTGAACTTCCTGTTAACATCCGGTTCAGCTAAATGGGCAATTGAGGCCCCAATATTCGTACCGATGTTTATGCAACTCGGATACCATCCAGCCTTTACGCAAGTGGCTTACCGGGTTGCGGATTCTTCAACCAATATCATTACTCCCCTGTTTCCTTACATGGTTATCGTATTAGCATTTATGCAGCGTTACGATAAAAAGGCAAGTATTGGCACATATATTTCACTGATGTTGCCCTATTCCATTGCTTTCTTAATTACATGGATCATTTTAATTATTGCATTCTTTTACTTAGGAATTCCATTCGGT
- a CDS encoding amidohydrolase, translated as MDTFIKAYIENKKDYFEQVSEYIFNHPETRFEEYESAHFLMTECERQGFTVERNIANIPTAFKAIYGAGKPVISFLGEFDALPGLNQKPGATQQERIEGMSDIGHGCGHNLLGTGAFAAACAAKAYLEENNLSGTVVFFGCPGEEGGSGKTFMVRENVFEGVDAALTWHPSPANAIMSLPTLANYQVSFHFEGVAAHAANSPHLGRSALDAVELMNVGVNYLREHIIQDARVHYAVTNTGGFSPAVVQPNAEVLYLIRAPKIDQVEGIFQRICKIAEGAALMTETKVTIEFHKACSNYVPNRSLEALLHKSLKTIGADEPTYEEKAYAKQIWDTFTQDEQDFYIDLMKGFGYIGDGSEFEGKHISDSISDYKESEEILFGSTDVADVSWVVPTAQLTAATSTLATPLHTWQMTAQGLSSFAHKGMLRAAAAMALTGINLLTSKEELKKIQDEFFQFQAKHPYRSPIGKDIRPTTLNGKKI; from the coding sequence TTGGACACATTCATCAAAGCATATATCGAAAACAAAAAAGATTATTTTGAACAAGTATCTGAATACATTTTCAATCATCCTGAAACACGTTTCGAAGAATATGAATCTGCTCACTTCCTGATGACTGAATGCGAAAGACAAGGTTTTACAGTAGAGCGCAACATTGCAAATATCCCGACCGCTTTTAAAGCGATTTATGGTGCTGGGAAACCTGTCATTTCATTTTTAGGAGAATTCGATGCCCTTCCAGGTTTGAACCAAAAACCAGGTGCCACTCAGCAAGAACGGATTGAAGGAATGTCTGATATCGGGCATGGTTGCGGTCATAACTTACTAGGTACAGGCGCGTTTGCTGCTGCCTGTGCAGCGAAAGCTTATCTCGAAGAAAATAATCTTTCAGGAACGGTCGTTTTTTTCGGTTGTCCCGGAGAAGAAGGCGGTTCAGGCAAAACATTTATGGTGCGTGAAAATGTCTTTGAAGGCGTTGATGCGGCATTAACATGGCACCCCTCCCCTGCGAACGCCATTATGAGTTTACCAACGCTCGCAAATTACCAAGTCTCCTTTCACTTTGAAGGTGTTGCTGCTCACGCTGCAAACTCTCCTCATTTAGGGCGAAGTGCGCTAGATGCTGTTGAATTAATGAACGTCGGCGTCAACTATTTACGAGAACATATTATTCAAGATGCTCGGGTCCATTATGCAGTGACGAACACCGGCGGATTTTCCCCAGCAGTTGTTCAACCAAATGCAGAAGTCCTTTATTTAATAAGGGCCCCGAAAATAGATCAAGTAGAAGGCATTTTCCAACGTATTTGCAAAATAGCTGAAGGTGCAGCTTTAATGACAGAAACGAAAGTAACCATTGAGTTCCACAAAGCTTGTTCCAATTATGTGCCTAATAGAAGTTTAGAAGCCCTGCTTCATAAAAGCTTGAAAACCATTGGGGCTGATGAACCGACTTATGAAGAAAAGGCTTACGCTAAACAAATATGGGACACTTTCACACAAGATGAACAAGACTTTTATATCGATTTGATGAAAGGATTCGGCTATATCGGGGATGGTAGTGAGTTCGAAGGAAAACATATCTCCGACTCTATATCTGATTACAAAGAATCCGAAGAAATTCTCTTTGGTTCTACTGATGTGGCGGACGTCAGTTGGGTTGTGCCTACCGCGCAATTAACAGCAGCAACAAGTACCCTGGCCACCCCACTGCATACATGGCAAATGACGGCACAAGGTCTATCTAGTTTTGCTCATAAAGGAATGTTACGTGCCGCCGCTGCGATGGCATTGACTGGTATTAACCTCCTTACCTCCAAAGAGGAGTTAAAGAAAATTCAAGACGAATTTTTCCAATTCCAAGCAAAACATCCATACAGAAGTCCAATTGGGAAAGATATCAGACCTACAACATTAAATGGAAAGAAAATATGA
- a CDS encoding YitT family protein: MKKRMVDFLFIIAGAFIFALAVNLFVIPNDLGEGGVTGLTIIAYYLYGWSPGLVNLVLNGILLIVGYRFLSRNTTIYTIIAVLFNSLFLHITSDWRIASDEIIVNTIFGGVFAGVGIGLIIRVGGTTAGTTILASMTNKFFGWSISYGLLFFDLIVVLSSYFIIGAEKVMLTIVMLYIGTKVMEVIIEGFSMKKAVTIISKNPDQIAQQVNVFMGRGVTVFAGHGYYTKDKKDILYIIISSREVVKLKKVVKEADQEAFIAIHDVRDVFGEGFREISKS, translated from the coding sequence ATGAAAAAAAGAATGGTCGACTTTCTTTTTATTATTGCAGGGGCTTTTATTTTTGCGTTAGCTGTAAATCTTTTTGTCATTCCGAATGACCTTGGAGAAGGTGGCGTAACTGGCCTAACGATTATCGCTTATTATCTTTATGGATGGTCGCCTGGACTCGTAAACTTAGTGCTGAACGGGATTCTGCTGATTGTCGGTTATAGATTTTTAAGCAGAAACACAACCATTTACACGATTATCGCTGTTTTATTCAACTCGCTCTTTTTACATATCACATCGGACTGGCGTATTGCGTCAGATGAAATCATTGTAAACACAATTTTTGGCGGTGTTTTTGCAGGCGTTGGCATTGGGCTCATTATTCGTGTTGGCGGCACGACAGCTGGTACAACAATCCTTGCGAGTATGACAAACAAATTTTTCGGCTGGAGTATCAGCTATGGTCTGTTATTTTTCGATTTAATCGTCGTTTTATCTTCCTATTTTATTATCGGTGCTGAAAAAGTGATGCTGACAATTGTGATGCTTTACATCGGCACAAAAGTAATGGAAGTCATTATCGAAGGTTTCAGCATGAAAAAAGCGGTTACGATTATTTCTAAAAATCCAGATCAAATCGCACAGCAAGTAAATGTATTTATGGGTAGAGGTGTGACCGTCTTTGCGGGTCATGGCTACTATACGAAAGACAAAAAGGACATTTTGTATATCATCATTAGCAGCCGAGAAGTGGTCAAACTGAAAAAAGTTGTGAAAGAGGCAGATCAAGAAGCATTTATCGCCATTCATGATGTTCGTGACGTTTTCGGTGAAGGATTTAGGGAAATTTCGAAATCATAA
- a CDS encoding M20 family metallo-hydrolase, producing MITIENLLHWIQETLLQLNLTNDMNQPKGFSRLGYTKEEQDAHEQFRVIAQNLGLETHQDQAGNQWAVWKVDENAVTIAAGSHLDTVYNGGGYDGVAGVLTAFAAVKILKEKQFKPIKNIAIVAFSCEESARFGVSTIGSTAVCGLLNTDRVANLKDTNGITLQEAVNHCGLNWQSIQEAKLPTDALEQFIELHIEQGRLLENTQKDIGIVRAIAQPTRLLITCEGMTNHTGTTPMNDRQDALVATAGLISHVESAALQMNERQSIPVMATVSTIKASPNAMNMIPGQVVIGVDIRSTNAELKQEMVEVIQTFIHQTEVKSSVSFQIETLADDPPIQLNANMQAALTELCEELNLSSMMMDSGAGHDAMNMAKRWPSGLLFIPCRQGISHHPAEYTDSQSLLNGANLLAAYLRKCNEDHSYSSTLLQQTSGGDF from the coding sequence TTGATCACAATAGAAAATCTATTACATTGGATCCAAGAAACTTTATTACAATTAAATCTAACAAACGATATGAATCAACCAAAAGGATTTTCTCGTCTTGGCTATACAAAAGAAGAACAAGACGCACATGAACAGTTTCGGGTGATTGCTCAAAATCTCGGCTTAGAAACACATCAAGATCAAGCAGGCAATCAATGGGCGGTATGGAAAGTAGATGAAAACGCAGTTACAATTGCCGCTGGATCACACTTGGATACCGTTTATAATGGCGGTGGCTATGACGGTGTTGCCGGCGTACTAACCGCCTTCGCAGCAGTAAAAATTCTTAAAGAAAAACAATTTAAGCCTATTAAAAACATAGCCATTGTTGCATTTTCATGTGAAGAATCCGCACGGTTCGGGGTGTCAACGATTGGAAGTACGGCTGTTTGCGGATTACTAAATACTGATCGTGTTGCGAATCTCAAAGATACAAATGGCATCACACTTCAAGAAGCCGTGAATCATTGCGGGTTGAATTGGCAAAGTATTCAAGAAGCGAAGCTACCAACAGATGCATTAGAACAATTTATCGAACTCCATATCGAACAAGGACGATTGTTAGAAAATACCCAGAAAGATATCGGCATCGTTCGTGCAATCGCACAACCGACACGGCTTTTGATCACTTGTGAAGGCATGACAAACCATACAGGCACTACACCTATGAATGATCGTCAAGATGCACTGGTTGCAACAGCGGGATTAATTAGCCACGTTGAAAGCGCCGCACTTCAAATGAACGAGCGGCAATCGATTCCAGTAATGGCGACCGTAAGCACAATAAAGGCAAGTCCTAATGCCATGAATATGATTCCTGGACAAGTTGTCATCGGGGTCGATATTCGCAGTACAAACGCGGAGTTAAAACAAGAAATGGTAGAAGTTATCCAAACTTTTATTCATCAAACAGAAGTTAAAAGTTCTGTTTCCTTCCAGATAGAAACGCTTGCTGACGATCCGCCAATTCAACTCAATGCCAACATGCAAGCAGCCCTCACCGAGCTGTGTGAAGAATTAAATTTGTCTTCGATGATGATGGACAGTGGAGCGGGTCATGATGCGATGAACATGGCTAAACGTTGGCCAAGCGGTCTTTTATTTATTCCGTGTCGTCAAGGCATTAGCCACCATCCAGCTGAATACACGGATAGCCAGTCCCTGCTAAATGGCGCTAATCTACTTGCTGCTTACTTGCGTAAATGTAATGAAGACCATAGCTATTCAAGTACTCTACTTCAACAGACTTCGGGAGGCGACTTTTGA
- the queD gene encoding 6-carboxytetrahydropterin synthase QueD, with translation MMQQIYPVTPHAYAYEINKDFHFAAAHYVPSTDAGKCQHIHGHTYFANITIVGDMLDHSGFLVNFKTIKDLVHRRFDHRVLNKDAAFSDEDPSCFPTSEVIARTIYEIVQAHLDTLDNQPKCVQVFLRETPTSYCVYRPKEASAQ, from the coding sequence ATGATGCAACAAATTTATCCAGTTACCCCACATGCCTATGCCTATGAAATCAATAAAGATTTCCATTTTGCAGCGGCTCATTATGTTCCAAGCACGGATGCAGGTAAATGTCAGCATATCCATGGACACACGTATTTTGCTAACATCACAATCGTTGGCGATATGCTTGATCACTCAGGGTTTCTTGTGAACTTTAAAACAATAAAGGATTTGGTTCACCGTCGTTTTGATCATCGCGTGTTGAATAAAGATGCAGCATTTTCCGATGAGGATCCTTCCTGTTTTCCAACTTCAGAAGTCATTGCACGGACGATTTATGAAATCGTTCAAGCGCACTTGGATACGCTGGACAATCAACCGAAATGTGTCCAAGTATTTTTAAGGGAGACGCCGACAAGTTACTGTGTTTATCGTCCAAAGGAGGCGTCAGCGCAATGA
- the queE gene encoding 7-carboxy-7-deazaguanine synthase QueE, which produces MTIPVLEIFGPTIQGEGMVIGQKTMFVRTAGCDYSCSWCDSKFTWDGSEKNNIRKMNAKEILDALIEEGGDRFGHVTISGGNPGLLPQLNNLVDLLHLHGVKVALETQGSKWQSWFTKINELTLSPKPPSSGMQTDFSVLDKIIESLSIEQKGTFSLKIVVFDDADLGYARKVHQRYPTVELFIQVGNDDLEKANEAELLAHLLERYEQLIDQVMADKELKHVRVLPQLHTYLWGNKRGV; this is translated from the coding sequence ATGACAATTCCTGTACTTGAAATATTTGGTCCGACCATCCAAGGGGAAGGGATGGTCATTGGGCAAAAAACTATGTTCGTCCGGACGGCAGGTTGTGATTATTCCTGTTCATGGTGTGATTCCAAATTTACATGGGACGGATCGGAAAAAAATAATATTAGAAAAATGAATGCGAAGGAAATCTTGGATGCATTAATAGAAGAAGGCGGCGACCGATTTGGTCATGTCACCATCTCAGGGGGAAATCCAGGATTACTTCCGCAATTAAATAATTTAGTCGACTTGTTGCATTTGCACGGGGTAAAAGTCGCACTGGAAACACAAGGAAGCAAGTGGCAGTCGTGGTTTACAAAAATCAATGAGCTCACTCTTTCTCCAAAGCCGCCAAGTTCTGGAATGCAAACAGATTTTTCCGTGCTTGATAAAATCATTGAATCATTGAGTATTGAGCAAAAAGGGACATTCAGTTTGAAAATTGTTGTTTTTGATGATGCAGATTTAGGCTATGCAAGGAAGGTGCACCAAAGATATCCTACGGTAGAGTTATTTATTCAGGTCGGAAATGATGACCTTGAAAAAGCAAATGAAGCGGAGTTACTGGCTCATTTACTAGAAAGGTATGAGCAGTTAATTGACCAAGTAATGGCTGATAAGGAATTAAAGCATGTGCGCGTCCTGCCACAGCTGCATACGTATTTGTGGGGGAATAAACGAGGCGTCTAG
- a CDS encoding peptide-methionine (S)-S-oxide reductase, with amino-acid sequence MEIVYFAGGCLWGVQAFIKTLPGVMHTEAGRANGTSQTLKGDFDGYAECVKTEFDPSVVTIRELMGYFFEIIDPYSLNKQGQDVGLKYRTGVYSENPEHLKEAQAFINKRMNYDLIVVEVLPLTNYVRSAEEHQDRLSRFPSDYCHIPVELLSKYK; translated from the coding sequence TTGGAAATCGTATATTTTGCAGGTGGATGTTTATGGGGCGTACAGGCTTTTATCAAAACTTTACCTGGCGTTATGCATACAGAGGCGGGAAGAGCCAATGGAACAAGTCAGACCCTTAAGGGTGATTTTGATGGGTATGCGGAATGTGTAAAAACAGAATTCGATCCGTCGGTTGTCACAATCAGGGAATTAATGGGTTATTTTTTTGAAATCATTGATCCCTACAGTCTGAATAAACAAGGTCAGGATGTTGGCTTGAAATATAGAACAGGCGTATATAGTGAAAATCCGGAACACTTAAAAGAAGCACAGGCATTTATTAATAAGAGAATGAATTATGACCTGATCGTTGTTGAAGTATTACCTCTTACAAACTATGTGAGAAGTGCAGAAGAACATCAAGATCGATTATCTAGATTTCCAAGTGATTATTGTCATATTCCAGTAGAACTATTAAGTAAATATAAGTAA
- a CDS encoding YciI family protein encodes MRYLILLTPSKNWIDGIILHNQPFMPEHAVYVQNEYNNGNIVLAGPFGSSTGGAIVIDADNEEYVIKFAENDPAVKNSVFSYEIKQWDYKMSNLENINPNFGQEYIEYKHKVQKQLGII; translated from the coding sequence ATGAGATATTTAATATTATTAACGCCATCAAAAAATTGGATAGACGGTATTATTTTGCATAATCAACCTTTTATGCCCGAACATGCAGTGTACGTACAAAATGAATACAACAACGGGAATATTGTTCTAGCCGGTCCATTTGGGAGTTCAACCGGAGGCGCTATCGTGATTGATGCAGATAATGAGGAATACGTTATAAAATTTGCTGAAAATGACCCGGCAGTTAAAAACAGTGTTTTCAGTTATGAAATTAAGCAGTGGGATTATAAAATGAGTAATTTAGAAAATATAAACCCAAATTTCGGCCAGGAATACATTGAGTACAAGCATAAGGTTCAAAAACAATTGGGTATTATATAA
- a CDS encoding tartrate dehydrogenase, whose product MKKWDIAVIPGDGIGIEVTPEAIRVLDTIADIHGGISFQYKEYPWSCQYYLEHGVMMPEDGLQQLEQSDAVFLGAVGDPKLVPDHVSLWGLLVNIRRGFEQVINVRPAKQMSGIDSPLVDPKGFDFTVVRENSEGEYSEVGGRIHSGEDETVIQSAIFTRRGVTRTMDYAFELAKTRRGHVTSATKSNGLVHSMPFWDEVFQDISKNYNSIETQSIHIDALSAYLVSKPHAFDVIVASNLFGDILTDIGAAIMGSIGIAPAANINLNGKYPSMFEPVHGSAPDIVGKGIANPIGQIWTAKMMLDHLGEQEMGTLLLDSIEEVIEKGIKTPDIGGTSSTTEVTDHILNTLTLRA is encoded by the coding sequence ATGAAAAAATGGGATATCGCAGTCATTCCTGGCGATGGCATTGGCATTGAAGTGACACCGGAAGCAATTCGAGTATTAGATACGATTGCAGACATACACGGGGGGATTTCTTTTCAATATAAGGAATATCCGTGGAGTTGTCAGTATTATTTAGAACATGGCGTCATGATGCCGGAGGATGGGTTACAGCAATTAGAACAGAGTGATGCGGTATTTTTAGGAGCGGTTGGAGATCCGAAGCTTGTACCGGATCATGTATCGCTTTGGGGATTGCTCGTTAATATTCGTAGAGGCTTTGAACAAGTGATTAATGTGCGTCCGGCGAAACAAATGAGTGGCATCGATTCACCACTTGTGGATCCAAAGGGATTTGATTTTACAGTCGTTCGTGAAAACAGTGAGGGCGAATATAGTGAAGTGGGCGGGCGCATTCATTCTGGTGAAGATGAAACGGTCATTCAAAGTGCGATCTTCACAAGAAGAGGGGTGACTCGTACGATGGATTACGCCTTCGAGTTGGCTAAAACGAGGAGGGGGCATGTAACAAGCGCAACAAAGTCGAATGGTCTTGTTCATTCAATGCCATTTTGGGACGAAGTGTTTCAGGATATCTCGAAAAATTATAACAGTATAGAGACGCAATCCATACATATTGATGCGTTAAGTGCTTATCTTGTTTCAAAGCCGCATGCATTTGATGTAATCGTTGCAAGTAATTTATTCGGGGATATTTTAACTGATATTGGTGCGGCAATTATGGGAAGTATTGGAATTGCACCAGCCGCAAATATTAATTTGAATGGTAAATATCCATCCATGTTTGAACCTGTACATGGCTCCGCACCAGATATTGTTGGGAAAGGAATAGCCAATCCAATTGGACAAATTTGGACGGCTAAAATGATGCTGGATCATTTAGGAGAGCAGGAGATGGGGACGCTTTTGTTGGATTCGATTGAAGAAGTGATTGAAAAAGGCATTAAAACACCGGATATTGGTGGTACTTCGTCAACGACAGAGGTGACGGATCATATTCTAAACACTTTAACATTAAGGGCATAA